A window from Candidatus Gracilibacteria bacterium encodes these proteins:
- the rpsE gene encoding 30S ribosomal protein S5, protein MARPGKKPFVKEVKEFEEEVIQVDRVTRVVKGGRRLRFRATVVIGNKKGTVGYGIGKATEVQQAIQKAVAKAKKRLIKVPVYNGTIPHMIQVKFKASQVLMKPASIGTGIIAGGAVRQILELAGVSNVLSKSLGSTNKINTAKATYKALTKLREKPNTETDRQKESKAEFGEDRAAPEVKKISKSEAKIMVNADKRMNTPAKKPAPSKEKTN, encoded by the coding sequence ATGGCAAGACCCGGAAAAAAACCATTCGTCAAAGAAGTCAAAGAGTTCGAAGAAGAAGTCATTCAAGTTGACCGCGTGACTCGTGTGGTTAAAGGAGGTCGCCGTCTTCGCTTCCGAGCAACAGTGGTGATTGGAAACAAGAAAGGAACCGTTGGATATGGAATCGGAAAGGCAACAGAAGTACAACAAGCCATTCAAAAAGCGGTTGCAAAAGCCAAAAAACGACTCATCAAAGTTCCAGTCTACAACGGAACCATTCCCCACATGATTCAAGTGAAGTTCAAAGCTTCTCAGGTGCTTATGAAGCCCGCGAGCATTGGAACGGGAATCATCGCAGGAGGAGCCGTTCGACAAATCCTTGAGCTTGCAGGAGTCAGTAATGTATTATCCAAGTCTTTGGGATCCACAAACAAGATCAATACGGCAAAAGCAACTTACAAAGCGCTCACAAAACTCCGTGAAAAACCAAACACCGAGACCGACCGACAAAAAGAAAGCAAAGCAGAGTTCGGTGAAGACCGTGCAGCGCCCGAGGTAAAGAAAATATCAAAGTCTGAAGCAAAGATAATGGTCAATGCAGACAAAAGAATGAACACTCCGGCAAAGAAACCGGCTCCAAGTAAAGAAAAGACTAACTAA
- the rplR gene encoding 50S ribosomal protein L18 — translation MNRPKTKSEHRTRRHIRIRSRVSGVAEKPRLIVFRSLKYTYAQLIDDKTGKTLAAAHDMAAKSKKTKLERAAEVGKELAEKAEKAGIKTCVFDRNGYKYHGRVKAVADGAREGGLNF, via the coding sequence ATGAATCGTCCAAAAACCAAATCGGAGCACCGCACTCGCAGACACATCCGCATTCGATCTCGTGTCTCCGGAGTTGCCGAAAAGCCACGATTGATCGTGTTCCGAAGCTTGAAGTACACTTACGCTCAGCTGATTGATGATAAGACCGGAAAAACACTTGCAGCCGCTCACGACATGGCCGCGAAATCCAAGAAAACCAAGTTGGAACGAGCAGCAGAAGTAGGAAAAGAGCTTGCAGAAAAAGCAGAGAAAGCTGGAATTAAGACTTGTGTATTCGATCGAAATGGATATAAGTATCATGGCCGAGTAAAAGCCGTTGCAGACGGTGCTCGAGAAGGTGGCCTCAATTTCTAA
- the rplF gene encoding 50S ribosomal protein L6, with the protein MSRIGKKPVVIPTGVTVTEQSDGTLVVKGPKGELSFKPNPLIKVEVKENELIVVADQSDKIQHSLHGLTRTLLANMVEGVTKAFMKTMEINGVGYRVAVQGSKLVLNLGYSHPIEYPTPAGITFKVDDEKKNILYISGIDKQLVGQVAAEIREFRKPEPYKGKGIKYSDEHIRRKAGKAASKASA; encoded by the coding sequence ATGTCACGAATCGGAAAAAAACCTGTCGTCATCCCAACCGGAGTCACCGTAACAGAACAAAGTGACGGAACACTCGTGGTGAAGGGGCCAAAGGGAGAACTCAGCTTTAAGCCAAATCCTCTCATCAAGGTGGAGGTGAAAGAGAACGAACTCATTGTGGTTGCAGACCAATCCGATAAGATCCAACACTCTTTGCACGGACTCACTCGAACGCTGCTTGCAAACATGGTGGAAGGAGTGACAAAAGCCTTCATGAAAACGATGGAGATCAATGGAGTGGGTTACCGCGTAGCCGTTCAGGGAAGTAAATTGGTCTTGAACCTCGGATACTCTCACCCCATCGAATACCCTACTCCGGCAGGAATTACATTCAAGGTGGATGATGAGAAAAAGAACATCCTGTACATCTCTGGAATCGACAAACAATTGGTAGGACAAGTGGCCGCCGAAATCCGTGAATTCCGAAAACCTGAGCCCTACAAAGGAAAAGGAATCAAATACTCCGATGAACATATTCGTCGAAAAGCCGGTAAAGCTGCCTCAAAAGCTTCCGCGTAA
- the rpsH gene encoding 30S ribosomal protein S8, which translates to MTVTDPIADLLTRLRNAARARKTIVRVPYSKLKFAICEVLKEKGFILEVKASGEGIAKELMVELPEDRQDIHLKSVSKPGQRIYVKSQEIPRVLSGLGLAIISTPKGVMSGDKARKQKLGGEYLCEIY; encoded by the coding sequence ATGACAGTAACAGACCCCATCGCAGATCTTCTCACTCGCCTTCGAAACGCAGCTCGTGCTCGAAAAACCATCGTGCGAGTACCCTACTCCAAGCTCAAATTCGCAATCTGTGAAGTGCTTAAGGAGAAAGGATTCATCCTCGAGGTAAAAGCAAGCGGAGAAGGAATTGCTAAAGAACTTATGGTTGAACTTCCAGAAGATCGTCAGGATATTCACCTCAAATCCGTGAGCAAACCAGGGCAACGCATCTATGTAAAGTCTCAAGAAATCCCACGAGTGCTCAGCGGCCTCGGTCTTGCAATCATTTCAACTCCAAAAGGAGTCATGAGCGGAGACAAGGCTCGCAAACAAAAACTTGGAGGAGAATACCTTTGTGAGATATATTAA